The following are encoded in a window of Harpia harpyja isolate bHarHar1 chromosome W, bHarHar1 primary haplotype, whole genome shotgun sequence genomic DNA:
- the LOC128136105 gene encoding nuclear factor interleukin-3-regulated protein-like isoform X4, whose protein sequence is MQLRKMQTLKKEHGPVDTSSNVDKIMVLKSTLAEVSEELSTNEEILLTEASSGKSKSSACRRKREFIPDEKKDAMYWEKRRKNNEAAKRSREKRRLNDLVLENKLIALGEENATLKAELLSLKLKFGLITSAAYAQEIQKLSSSTAVYFQDYQSSKSNINSFVDEHEPSIVGSSCISVIKHSPQSSMSDMSEISSVEHTQSSCMQNNCRSPENKFQIIKQEPMELEREPRDDRSSQKASIYPHYMGTTFNMYSHSPPLFRVNRSSSNSPRTSETDDSAVGKSSDGEDEQQVPKGPIHSPVEHKNIRATVKVPEVNSSALPHKLRIKAKAMQVKVEAVDNDYDAAQKLSSPIDMLSKRPVELEKHTAQNLVHSSRTPFSVQVTNIQDWSLKPELWHHKELNALMIHSHILGGPWHRNQWLLHNTSLVTTRIQQNNF, encoded by the exons atgcagctgagaaaaatgcaGACCCTTAAAAaagaacatggacctgttgaCACAAGTAGCAATGTGGACAAAATCATGGTACTTAAGTCTACTTTAGCAGAAGTGTCTGAAGAATTGTCTACAAATGAAGAGATACTACTCACTGAAGCAAGTAGTGGAAAAAGCAAATCTTCAGCTTGCCGGAGAAAGCGAGAATTCAttccagatgaaaagaaagatgCTATGTATTGGGAGAAAAGGCGGAAAAATAATGAAGCTGCTAAAAGATCTCGTGAAAAACGACGACTGAATGACCTTGTCTTAGAGAACAAACTAATTGCACTGGGAGAAGAGAATGCCACTTTgaaggcagagctgctttctTTGAAGCTGAAGTTTGGTTTAATTACTTCTGCAGCCTATGCCCAAGAGATACAGAAACTCAGTAGCTCAACAGCTGTGTATTTCCAagattatcaaagttccaaatcaAATATTAATTCATTTGTGGATGAACATGAACCATCTATAGTTGGTAGCAGTTGTATTTCTGTCATTAAGCATTCTCCTCAAAGCTCTATGTCTGATATGTCTGAAATATCATCAGTAGAGCATACTCAGTCAAGTTGTATGCAAAACAACTGCAGAAGTCCTGAAAATAAGTTCCAGATTATAAAACAGGAGCCCATGGAATTAGAGAGAGAGCCAAGAGATGACAGAAGTTCACAGAAAGCATCCATATATCCACACTACATGGGAACTACCTTTAACATGTACTCACATTCTCCTCCTCTGTTCCGAGTCAATAGGTCCTCCAGTAATTCCCCCAGAACTTCAGAAACTGATGACAGTGCAGTTGGAAAGTCATCCGATGGAGAAGATGAACAGCAGGTTCCTAAGGGTCCAATCCATTCCCCAGTTGAACATAAAAATATTCGTGCAACAGTTAAAGTTCCAGAAGTGAATTCTTCAGCTTTGCCTCACAAGCTTCGAATTAAAGCCAAAGCCATGCAAGTTAAGGTGGAAGCAGTAGATAATGACTATGATGCTGCACAGAAACTATCATCACCTATTGATATGTTATCAAAAAGACCCGTTGAGCTTGAAAAACACACTGCACAAAACTTGGTGCATTCTTCTCGCACTCCTTTCTCAGTTCAAGTGACTAATATCCAAGACTGGTCTCTCAAACCAGAACTCTGGCATCACAAGGAACTCAAT gcactgATGATTCACAGTCACATTCTGGGTGGACCTTGGCACAGAAATCAATG GTTATTGCACAATACAAGCTTGGTAACTACAAgaatacagcaaaataatttttag
- the LOC128136105 gene encoding nuclear factor interleukin-3-regulated protein-like isoform X3, translated as MQLRKMQTLKKEHGPVDTSSNVDKIMVLKSTLAEVSEELSTNEEILLTEASSGKSKSSACRRKREFIPDEKKDAMYWEKRRKNNEAAKRSREKRRLNDLVLENKLIALGEENATLKAELLSLKLKFGLITSAAYAQEIQKLSSSTAVYFQDYQSSKSNINSFVDEHEPSIVGSSCISVIKHSPQSSMSDMSEISSVEHTQSSCMQNNCRSPENKFQIIKQEPMELEREPRDDRSSQKASIYPHYMGTTFNMYSHSPPLFRVNRSSSNSPRTSETDDSAVGKSSDGEDEQQVPKGPIHSPVEHKNIRATVKVPEVNSSALPHKLRIKAKAMQVKVEAVDNDYDAAQKLSSPIDMLSKRPVELEKHTAQNLVHSSRTPFSVQVTNIQDWSLKPELWHHKELNALMIHSHILGGPWHRNQWRKIVLWLTEATWTKFCRNLA; from the exons atgcagctgagaaaaatgcaGACCCTTAAAAaagaacatggacctgttgaCACAAGTAGCAATGTGGACAAAATCATGGTACTTAAGTCTACTTTAGCAGAAGTGTCTGAAGAATTGTCTACAAATGAAGAGATACTACTCACTGAAGCAAGTAGTGGAAAAAGCAAATCTTCAGCTTGCCGGAGAAAGCGAGAATTCAttccagatgaaaagaaagatgCTATGTATTGGGAGAAAAGGCGGAAAAATAATGAAGCTGCTAAAAGATCTCGTGAAAAACGACGACTGAATGACCTTGTCTTAGAGAACAAACTAATTGCACTGGGAGAAGAGAATGCCACTTTgaaggcagagctgctttctTTGAAGCTGAAGTTTGGTTTAATTACTTCTGCAGCCTATGCCCAAGAGATACAGAAACTCAGTAGCTCAACAGCTGTGTATTTCCAagattatcaaagttccaaatcaAATATTAATTCATTTGTGGATGAACATGAACCATCTATAGTTGGTAGCAGTTGTATTTCTGTCATTAAGCATTCTCCTCAAAGCTCTATGTCTGATATGTCTGAAATATCATCAGTAGAGCATACTCAGTCAAGTTGTATGCAAAACAACTGCAGAAGTCCTGAAAATAAGTTCCAGATTATAAAACAGGAGCCCATGGAATTAGAGAGAGAGCCAAGAGATGACAGAAGTTCACAGAAAGCATCCATATATCCACACTACATGGGAACTACCTTTAACATGTACTCACATTCTCCTCCTCTGTTCCGAGTCAATAGGTCCTCCAGTAATTCCCCCAGAACTTCAGAAACTGATGACAGTGCAGTTGGAAAGTCATCCGATGGAGAAGATGAACAGCAGGTTCCTAAGGGTCCAATCCATTCCCCAGTTGAACATAAAAATATTCGTGCAACAGTTAAAGTTCCAGAAGTGAATTCTTCAGCTTTGCCTCACAAGCTTCGAATTAAAGCCAAAGCCATGCAAGTTAAGGTGGAAGCAGTAGATAATGACTATGATGCTGCACAGAAACTATCATCACCTATTGATATGTTATCAAAAAGACCCGTTGAGCTTGAAAAACACACTGCACAAAACTTGGTGCATTCTTCTCGCACTCCTTTCTCAGTTCAAGTGACTAATATCCAAGACTGGTCTCTCAAACCAGAACTCTGGCATCACAAGGAACTCAAT gcactgATGATTCACAGTCACATTCTGGGTGGACCTTGGCACAGAAATCAATG
- the LOC128136105 gene encoding nuclear factor interleukin-3-regulated protein-like isoform X2 has protein sequence MQLRKMQTLKKEHGPVDTSSNVDKIMVLKSTLAEVSEELSTNEEILLTEASSGKSKSSACRRKREFIPDEKKDAMYWEKRRKNNEAAKRSREKRRLNDLVLENKLIALGEENATLKAELLSLKLKFGLITSAAYAQEIQKLSSSTAVYFQDYQSSKSNINSFVDEHEPSIVGSSCISVIKHSPQSSMSDMSEISSVEHTQSSCMQNNCRSPENKFQIIKQEPMELEREPRDDRSSQKASIYPHYMGTTFNMYSHSPPLFRVNRSSSNSPRTSETDDSAVGKSSDGEDEQQVPKGPIHSPVEHKNIRATVKVPEVNSSALPHKLRIKAKAMQVKVEAVDNDYDAAQKLSSPIDMLSKRPVELEKHTAQNLVHSSRTPFSVQVTNIQDWSLKPELWHHKELNVRIQSSCKTEIVEIKDSIFDVSESENLYLKQGITNLSAEVASLKRLITTQQISASDSG, from the coding sequence atgcagctgagaaaaatgcaGACCCTTAAAAaagaacatggacctgttgaCACAAGTAGCAATGTGGACAAAATCATGGTACTTAAGTCTACTTTAGCAGAAGTGTCTGAAGAATTGTCTACAAATGAAGAGATACTACTCACTGAAGCAAGTAGTGGAAAAAGCAAATCTTCAGCTTGCCGGAGAAAGCGAGAATTCAttccagatgaaaagaaagatgCTATGTATTGGGAGAAAAGGCGGAAAAATAATGAAGCTGCTAAAAGATCTCGTGAAAAACGACGACTGAATGACCTTGTCTTAGAGAACAAACTAATTGCACTGGGAGAAGAGAATGCCACTTTgaaggcagagctgctttctTTGAAGCTGAAGTTTGGTTTAATTACTTCTGCAGCCTATGCCCAAGAGATACAGAAACTCAGTAGCTCAACAGCTGTGTATTTCCAagattatcaaagttccaaatcaAATATTAATTCATTTGTGGATGAACATGAACCATCTATAGTTGGTAGCAGTTGTATTTCTGTCATTAAGCATTCTCCTCAAAGCTCTATGTCTGATATGTCTGAAATATCATCAGTAGAGCATACTCAGTCAAGTTGTATGCAAAACAACTGCAGAAGTCCTGAAAATAAGTTCCAGATTATAAAACAGGAGCCCATGGAATTAGAGAGAGAGCCAAGAGATGACAGAAGTTCACAGAAAGCATCCATATATCCACACTACATGGGAACTACCTTTAACATGTACTCACATTCTCCTCCTCTGTTCCGAGTCAATAGGTCCTCCAGTAATTCCCCCAGAACTTCAGAAACTGATGACAGTGCAGTTGGAAAGTCATCCGATGGAGAAGATGAACAGCAGGTTCCTAAGGGTCCAATCCATTCCCCAGTTGAACATAAAAATATTCGTGCAACAGTTAAAGTTCCAGAAGTGAATTCTTCAGCTTTGCCTCACAAGCTTCGAATTAAAGCCAAAGCCATGCAAGTTAAGGTGGAAGCAGTAGATAATGACTATGATGCTGCACAGAAACTATCATCACCTATTGATATGTTATCAAAAAGACCCGTTGAGCTTGAAAAACACACTGCACAAAACTTGGTGCATTCTTCTCGCACTCCTTTCTCAGTTCAAGTGACTAATATCCAAGACTGGTCTCTCAAACCAGAACTCTGGCATCACAAGGAACTCAATGTAAGAATTCAGAGTAGTTGCAAAACTGAAATTGTTGAAATAAAAGACAGTATCTTCGATGTCTCTGAGTCAGAGAACCTGTATTTGAAGCAGGGCATAACAAACTTATCTGCAGAGGTTGCTTCCCTTAAAAGACTTATAACTACACAACAAATCTCTGCATCAGACTCTGGTTAA